TATTAAAAAACATAATAAATATATTATTAATTATTAGGAGTTTTTATTTATGACAATCGAAAAAGATGCAGAAGATATTATAGAAAAATTCTCAAAGATTTTAGAAGATATTCCTGATTCTGATGAAACATGGTATATTACCGATAATTTAAATTTAACACGTAAAGATGAATCTCATGAAAAAAATCCTGAAAAAATATTAAGGAATGCAAGAATAGATAAGGAAGGAAATCTTGTAGTTAAAAGAGCAGATTGGACTAATTAAGAGTGATTTATATGAGAATGAACTTAGTTCTAGAACTTCTGGATGTTCCAGGGCAGTTAGTTAAAGTGTTGGAACCGATTGGCAGTCTTGGTGCAAATTTGGTAACTGTAATTCATAAAAGGGACTATAAAACTGAAAATGGTAAGGTTCCTGTTCAACTCACATTGGAAGGTGAATTTGAAGATCTTAAAAATGTCGTCAAAAGATTTGAAGACTTGGGTATCACAATTACTGAAATGGATGATGTTGTTTTAAAAGAAAAAATAAGTACAATCTTTTTCGGACATATTATTGACAATGATTTAAGAGACACAATGGATAAAATCAATGCTTTAGATGGTGTTTTAATTGTAGGATGCGAAATTAAATTGGATGGTGAAGATAAATCTACTGCATTATTGAATATTGAAGCAGACATTGGTCTTAAACAGATAGTATTTGATAAAATTGCAGAAATTGCAGAAGAAAAAGAGATACTTGTTATTAATGAGGTTTAGTGATTATTATGGATGAATGTAAAGTTATTATAATGGGATTTGGATCAGTTGGTCAGGGTGTGGCCAATGCACTTTCCATGAAAAAAGATTTAATTAAAGAAAAAACTGGAGTAACTGTTAAAGTGGTTGCTGCAGCTGATTCATCTTCATCTGCAATTTCACAAGATGGACTGGATGAAGAATTACTTGTGCAAACTAAAAAAGAAAATGGAAAGTTATCAGCATATCCTGAATTCGGGTCTGATTTGAATGGTGCAGATGTGTTGGACGCTGTTGAATATGATTGTCTTATTGAAGCAACTCCTACAAATATCGTTGATGCAGAACCTGCATTTTCACTAACACTTAAGGCTTTTGAACAAGGAAAAGATGTAGTAACATCAAATAAAGGACATTTAGCACTCAAATTTAAGGAAGTAATTGGCGCTGCTGAAAAAGCAGGTGTCCAATTCAGATATGAGGCCAGTGTTGGCGGTGCAATGCCAATTATCAATCTGGCAAAGGAAACAATTTCTTCATGTGGTATCAAATCAATTAAAGGTATTTTGAATGGTACGACAAATTATATCTTATCAAGGATGACTGCAGAAGGTTCAGATTATGAAGTTATCCTAAAAGAATCTCAGGAATTAGGAATAGCTGAAACAGATCCTACACAGGATGTTGAAGGTATTGATGCAGCTTGTAAAACAGTAATTTTGGCAAATTCCCTTTTAGGAATTGACGCCACATATAGTGATGTTAAAGTCATAGGTATTTCAAGCATCAATTCACAAGCTATTGATTTGGCTAAAAAGGATGATTATTTAATTAAACTGATAGCTGAGGTATCTAAAGATAATTTACAAGTATCTCCACGTTTAGTTAAAAGAGGAAGCTCTTATGATGTAAGTGGTACTTTAAACATGGCTACAATCACAACTGATTTGGCTGATGAAGTATCAGTAATTGGACTTGGAGCAGGTTCTCTAGAAACTGCTTCTGCGATGTTGACTGATTTAATTAGTATTTTAAAAAATAAAAACTAATTAAAATTTTTTTACTTTTTTTGATAATATGAAATATGTAATTTTTATTCCAGATGGGTCAAGTGATTATCCTGTAGATGAATTAGATGGTAAAACTCCTTTGCAAGTGGCAAATACTCCAAACATTGATAAATTAGCTCAAATGGGCTATGGTGGATTTACAAATAATGTTCCTGAACAATATACTCCAGGTTCTGATGTGGCCAATATGAGCATTTTCGGGTATAATCCTGCAGACTACTATACAGGTCGTGGACCTCTTGAAGCAGGCAGTGAAGGCATTCCGACAACACCTGAAGACGTAATATTCAGATGCAATACAATATTCAGTGAAAATGATGCTATGGATGACTTTAATGCAGGTCATATCACAACTGAAGAAGCAGATGTGTTGATGAAAGGTTTAAATGAGTATTTCACTGAAAAATACCCTGATTTCAAAGGCAAATTTTACACTGGCGTAAGTTACAGACATTTGTTTATATATTCCTGTGACAGCATAGAAGATGCAGAAATATTGTCCGGCATTAAAACAATGCCTCCTCATGATATTTCAGGTGAAAACTTAGCTGATAATCTATTTGGGGACTGTGAACTTGCTCAGGAAATTCAATCAATAATGTTTGAAGCAAGACAATATCTTGAAAACCATGAAATTAACCAACAAAGAGAAATTCCAGCCAATATGATATGGTTGTGGGGACAAGGCGTAACTCCAAGCCTACCTAATTTTGAAGAGACTTATGGAATCACAGCTTCAGTTATTACAGGTGTGGACTTGTTGAAAGGTATAGGAAACTTTGCAGGTATGAACATTGTTGATGTGCCTGGAGCTACTGGATACTTTGATACGGATTATAAGGCAAAAGGTGAGTACGGAATCGAAGCTTTAAAGCAAACAGATTTATTGTTGATTCATATAGAAGCTCCTGATGAAGCAGGGCATGCTCAAAATACCGAAGAAAAAGTCAAAGCAATAGAAAGAATTGATGAGTTTATTGTCGGCCCTATTATCGAAAGCTTAAAAGACGGAGAATTTAGGGGAGCAATTTTACCTGACCATCCGACTCCAATCAGTGTCGGAACTCACACTCGTGATAATGTGCCTATCATCATCTTTGATTCTGAAAGAGATGGTGATGAATGTGAATCATTTGATGAAGAAGGTGTTAAAAAAGGTTCATTGGAATTTAAGAAAGGTCATTTCTTAGTTCAAAGATTAATTGATGGAGACTATTAAAATGAAAGTATTGTTAGTCAATGGTAGTCCTAATAAAAATGGTTGTACTTATACAGCTTTAACAGAAATTGAGAAAATCTTAAAAACCTATGATATTGAAACAGAAATATTTTGGATTAAAACAAAACCTATAACAGGTTGCATTGCCTGTATGAAATGTGGTGAAAAAGGAGAATGTACTTTTGACAATGATGTTGTAAATGAATTTGTCAAAAAAGCATATGATGCAGATGCATTCGTATTTGGTTCACCTGTTTATTATGCGGGTGCCAATGGATCTATGACTTCATTTTTAGACAGAGCATTTTATTCAAACTCTCACGGTGCAGGAGGAGAAGCGTTCAAACACAAACCTGGTGCAGTAGTATGTTCTGCAAGACGTGCGGGTACAACTGCAACCTATGATCAGTTAATAAAATATCTGGGAATTAGCCAAATGCCGATAATCTCTTCATTTTATTGGAATATGGTGCATGGAAACACTCCTGAAGAGGTCATGCAGGATGAGGAAGGTTTAGGAACAATGAGGCAATTGGCCCATAATATGGCATTTTTCTTAAAGTGTATTGAAGCGGGTGAGGAGAAAGGTTTAGCCATAACTGAAGAAGAAAAACCTCGTACAAACTTTATCCGATAAAATTATGAACATTTTTAAAACTCCTGAAGGTTATCTGTATACAAATAAGGCATTACTCTACTTGTTTCTGCCTTTGTTGGTAGAATATGCTTTAGAGTTTTTTGTAGGCTTGGCAGATTCAATAATGGTGGCTTCACTTGGTGAAGCAGCTATTTCAGGAGTTTCTCTTGTTGACTTTTTAATTCAACTTCTTATTTTTTCATTTTCAGCTCTTGCAACCGGTGGAGCTGTTGTAGCGGGACAATATCTTGGCGACAAACAGATAGATAAGGCGCAAAATTCTGCAACTCAACTTGTCTGGTTTTCAACAATTTTATCTTTCGTTTTAATGATTTTAGTAATGATTCTAAGGCATTTTCTAATAGGGTTATTGTTTGGTCAAATTGAAGCGGATGTATGGAATAATGCTGACATGTATCTGTATATCGTTGCATTGTCAATTCCATTCATCGCAATATATAATGCCGGAGCAGCTATTTTTAGAACAACCAATAATGCAGTTTTTCCAATGAAGGTCATGATTATCTGTGATGTTTTAAATGTTTTGGGTAATGCCTTTTGCATTTATTATCTTGGGTGGGATGTACGTGGTGTAGCTATTCCAACAGTAATGGCACGTGTCCTGGCAGCGCTTTTAATATTGTACTTTGTCCTTGATGAAAATTACAGATTGCATATTAAAAGGACATTCAGACATAAATTCGATACTAAAATACTTAAAAAAGTATTGATGGTAGGTGTTCCATATGGTATTGAAAATGGTTTGTTTCAACTGGGCAGGGTGTTGGTTTTAAGTTTGGTTTCAACTTTTGGAACAATGGCGATAGCTGCAAACTCTGTCGGTTATGCAATAGGAATATTTTCGGTACTGCCCGGTTTTGCAATTAATTTGGGACTTACTGCAGTAATATCAAATTGCGTTGGGGCAGATGATTATCAGCAGGCAAAATATTATAATAGGAAATGCTTGATTTTGGTTGTCATATCTCATATTGTAATTAATTTGGTGATATTTGCAATGTTGCCTTTGATTTTGGGGATTTATAATCTGTCAGCCCATACTACAGCAATGGTAACTGAAATGGTTATTTGGCATGGAATTTTTGCGATTATAATATGGCCATTGTCATTTACACTGCCTGCAACATTCAGGGGAGCTGGAGATTCAAAATCAGTAATGTATATAAGTTTGGCAGTAATGTTTACATGTAGAATTGCCTTATCTTATGTTATAGCAGATTGGATGGGCATTGGAGTATTTGGAACATGGATAGCGATGTTTATTGATTGGTATGTGAGGGCAGGAATTTACATTTACCGATATTTCTCAAATAAATGGATGGAATACCGGGTGGTTTAAATGAAATCTAAAATCTTATATAAAAATACACATATAATTAGTAAAAAACAACTTCAAGATTTGTTCTTGTAGGTGATGGTCTTAGGGTCATTTTTCCCGAAAGTTGGTAATATGAATTAAAATTCCATGAATATTCGGATTTGAAAAGCCAGATAATGCAAATGCAATGTTCATAACCGAATTGTGGGCATAGGTGATTAGATGATTGATAATGAAGACATATTCAATAAGGTAGTGAGTTTGGTAAATTTGAATGACGCACACTTTAAAGTGATTGTAGACAATCAAAATTTGCTTTTAAAAAATCAGGAAATATTGTCAAAGCAGCTTAAGGAAATAAATGAAAAATTGGATAAGATTATGGAATAGGTGTTTCAATTGGTTTTATTTAGAGGAGATGTCAAGTGTAAGAGCTTACAAAGGCGCACATCCATTAGCGTTATTCTTCCCTCTGACAATATACATTTCTTAAATGATGCTGAAGAAATCGTTCCGCAGCCATACAAAACATTATACTTCCTTCATGGATTGTATGGCAGTGATGATATAGTCCTTGCAAACACTTCCATTCAGAAATTTGCAGAGGATAATGGGATAGCTATTGTAATTCCCTGTGGAGAAAATAGCTTTTATGTCGATCATGAGAAATCTCATGCATATTATGGTGAATATGTTGGTCAGGAACTTTTGGATATTACTCGAAACATTTTTCCATTGTCTCACAGGCGTAAAGATACTTTCATAGCAGGTTTTTCAATGGGAGGTTATGGAGCTATCCGCAATGGTTTAAAATATTTCGAAAACTTCTCAAAAATTGGAATGATTTCTGCTGCTCTTATTACAGATGATATTGTAAATTACACTGATGACGATAATGTATTGCGTTCAAAAGATTTCTATGAATCAATTTTTGGGGATTTGAATAAAATTAAAAGTTCAGATATGAATCCAAAACATTTGATTGATAACTGCAGGGACATTCCGGATATCTATATGGCATGTGGTGTTGATGACTTTTTATATGGAAAAAATGTTGATTTTCATGAATTTTTAAAGTCTAGGGAAATTGATGCCACATTTGTTGAAGCTGAAGGGGAACATACCTGGGAGTTCTGTGACAAATATCTTAAAGAATTTATTAAAACATTGCTGTAATGTTTTCAGGTGGTGATAAAATGGTAAAGTTGTGTCCTAAGTGTGGAGCTGAATTAACTGAAGTGATTGGTGGCTATTTGTGCCATGAATGTGGTGGAGGAATGTTTAGCGAAGATGAGGTCATATGTGTTAAGTGCCCAACTTGCGGTAGTGAATTGGGAGATTTGGCCGATGAGTATTATTGCTATAATTGTGGCAGATCAGTCAGCAAGGATAATGCAGAATGTGGTAAAAGCATTACATTCGACGATAATCATGATTATGGGGAGCATGACTATGATTCAATGGTGAACAATGGTGATGAAATTTGTCTAAACTGCACATATTGGAGTGTAAGTCCTTACGGGCGTGCTCATGGGATGTATTGCAGACGAGGCAACGGTCAGACTGAACCGACTGATTCCTGCTATGATTTCGTACAATCAACTTCCTTTGCAAGCTATGGTAATGAAGGTCAATATCAGTTTAATGAAACGGATAGAGATATTTCAAATAAATTATATAGTTGGCGAAACAGCAGGTAAAAAGAGTTATTGACTGTTTAATTTCTGATTGTTTTTTTAGGATATTGAAATTTTTATATATTTCAGGTTAATTTTGCTTGTTTATAAGTGAATATGAATTTTATTAAATTTTTATATATCATGAAAAACTAAAATTATAGTATAATTAATGGAGAGGATTTAACTGACAAAGTACATTATTATAACTGGTGGGGTAGTTAGTTCCATAGGTAAAGGTATAACTTCAGCATCTATGGGTAGAATTTTAAGATCATATGGTTTAAAAGTTTCTGCTATTAAGATAGACCCTTATTTAAACTGGGATTCAGGAACACTCAATCCATATCAACACGGTGAAGTCTTTGTAACTCATGATGGTATGGAAACCGACCTGGATTTGGGTCACTATGAAAGATTTTTGGATGTTGAACTTGATGGAATGGCTAATATTACAACTGGTAAAGTTTATGAATCTGTTATTGCTAAAGAAAGAGAAGGAGGATACTTGGGAGAATGTGTCCAAGTAATTCCACATATTACCAACAGAATTAAAGAAATGATTAGAGAAAATTCTGAAAGCTCTGATTATGATGTAGTGCTAGTTGAACTTGGAGGTACTGTTGGAGATATTGAAAGTCAACCTTTCCTTGAAGCTTTAAGACAACTAAGAAATGAGGAAGGCAGACAAAATGTTATGTTTGTCCATGTTACATTTATTCCCTACCTAAATGCAGCTGGAGAATTCAAAACAAAACCAACCCAACATTCCACTAAAGAATTGAGAAGTGTCGGTATAAATCCTGATGTTATTGTCTGCAGATCACAAGTGCATATTGATGATGCATTGCTTGGAAAAGTTGCTCACTTTTGTGATGTGGATGCAAGTGCTGTTGTAAATACTCCTGATGCTGGTACAATCTATGAAGTGCCTTTGGTCTTGGAAGATAAAAACATCGGTGAGTTAATTGTAAATAGAATTGGTTTAGATATTGACCCTGATTCATCCAAATTGGATGAATGGAGAGAAATAGTCAAATCCCTTAGAACCACTGAACCTGAAGTTACCATAGGTATTGTTGGAAAATATGTTGAACTTGAAGATTCATACATCAGTATTCGCGAATCATTGCTTCATGCAGCTGCAAGCATTGGTGTAAAAGCCAATATCAAATACTTAAGTTCTGATGTTGAAGAATTGGATCAAAAAGCTTTAAATGAATTTGATGGTATTTTAATTCCTGGAGGATTCGGGGAACGTGGATTTGAAGGAAAATTAGATGCCGTTGATTATGCAATTGAAAATAATGTTCCATTATTTGGAATATGTCTTGGTATGCAATCCATTGTAACTCAATTTGCAAGAAGGAACGGTTATCCTAATGCCAACAGTTCTGAATTTGATGAAAATTTGGAATTCCCAGTTATTGATATGATGGAAGAGCAAAAGAAAATCAAAAACATGGGTGGAACAATGCGTTTAGGATCTTATGATTGTAAAATCATTGAAGGAACTAAAACTCATGAGGCATATGGTGAAATCGATATTGAGGAACGTCACAGACACAGATATGAGTTTAACAATGATTTCAGAGATGACCTACAAGAAAAAGGTTTAATAATTTCTGGAACCAGTCCTG
The uncultured Methanobrevibacter sp. DNA segment above includes these coding regions:
- the gatC gene encoding Asp-tRNA(Asn) amidotransferase subunit GatC yields the protein MTIEKDAEDIIEKFSKILEDIPDSDETWYITDNLNLTRKDESHEKNPEKILRNARIDKEGNLVVKRADWTN
- a CDS encoding amino acid-binding protein, which gives rise to MRMNLVLELLDVPGQLVKVLEPIGSLGANLVTVIHKRDYKTENGKVPVQLTLEGEFEDLKNVVKRFEDLGITITEMDDVVLKEKISTIFFGHIIDNDLRDTMDKINALDGVLIVGCEIKLDGEDKSTALLNIEADIGLKQIVFDKIAEIAEEKEILVINEV
- a CDS encoding homoserine dehydrogenase, which translates into the protein MDECKVIIMGFGSVGQGVANALSMKKDLIKEKTGVTVKVVAAADSSSSAISQDGLDEELLVQTKKENGKLSAYPEFGSDLNGADVLDAVEYDCLIEATPTNIVDAEPAFSLTLKAFEQGKDVVTSNKGHLALKFKEVIGAAEKAGVQFRYEASVGGAMPIINLAKETISSCGIKSIKGILNGTTNYILSRMTAEGSDYEVILKESQELGIAETDPTQDVEGIDAACKTVILANSLLGIDATYSDVKVIGISSINSQAIDLAKKDDYLIKLIAEVSKDNLQVSPRLVKRGSSYDVSGTLNMATITTDLADEVSVIGLGAGSLETASAMLTDLISILKNKN
- a CDS encoding cofactor-independent phosphoglycerate mutase, which produces MKYVIFIPDGSSDYPVDELDGKTPLQVANTPNIDKLAQMGYGGFTNNVPEQYTPGSDVANMSIFGYNPADYYTGRGPLEAGSEGIPTTPEDVIFRCNTIFSENDAMDDFNAGHITTEEADVLMKGLNEYFTEKYPDFKGKFYTGVSYRHLFIYSCDSIEDAEILSGIKTMPPHDISGENLADNLFGDCELAQEIQSIMFEARQYLENHEINQQREIPANMIWLWGQGVTPSLPNFEETYGITASVITGVDLLKGIGNFAGMNIVDVPGATGYFDTDYKAKGEYGIEALKQTDLLLIHIEAPDEAGHAQNTEEKVKAIERIDEFIVGPIIESLKDGEFRGAILPDHPTPISVGTHTRDNVPIIIFDSERDGDECESFDEEGVKKGSLEFKKGHFLVQRLIDGDY
- a CDS encoding flavodoxin family protein, whose product is MKVLLVNGSPNKNGCTYTALTEIEKILKTYDIETEIFWIKTKPITGCIACMKCGEKGECTFDNDVVNEFVKKAYDADAFVFGSPVYYAGANGSMTSFLDRAFYSNSHGAGGEAFKHKPGAVVCSARRAGTTATYDQLIKYLGISQMPIISSFYWNMVHGNTPEEVMQDEEGLGTMRQLAHNMAFFLKCIEAGEEKGLAITEEEKPRTNFIR
- a CDS encoding MATE family efflux transporter yields the protein MNIFKTPEGYLYTNKALLYLFLPLLVEYALEFFVGLADSIMVASLGEAAISGVSLVDFLIQLLIFSFSALATGGAVVAGQYLGDKQIDKAQNSATQLVWFSTILSFVLMILVMILRHFLIGLLFGQIEADVWNNADMYLYIVALSIPFIAIYNAGAAIFRTTNNAVFPMKVMIICDVLNVLGNAFCIYYLGWDVRGVAIPTVMARVLAALLILYFVLDENYRLHIKRTFRHKFDTKILKKVLMVGVPYGIENGLFQLGRVLVLSLVSTFGTMAIAANSVGYAIGIFSVLPGFAINLGLTAVISNCVGADDYQQAKYYNRKCLILVVISHIVINLVIFAMLPLILGIYNLSAHTTAMVTEMVIWHGIFAIIIWPLSFTLPATFRGAGDSKSVMYISLAVMFTCRIALSYVIADWMGIGVFGTWIAMFIDWYVRAGIYIYRYFSNKWMEYRVV
- a CDS encoding alpha/beta hydrolase family protein — encoded protein: MVLFRGDVKCKSLQRRTSISVILPSDNIHFLNDAEEIVPQPYKTLYFLHGLYGSDDIVLANTSIQKFAEDNGIAIVIPCGENSFYVDHEKSHAYYGEYVGQELLDITRNIFPLSHRRKDTFIAGFSMGGYGAIRNGLKYFENFSKIGMISAALITDDIVNYTDDDNVLRSKDFYESIFGDLNKIKSSDMNPKHLIDNCRDIPDIYMACGVDDFLYGKNVDFHEFLKSREIDATFVEAEGEHTWEFCDKYLKEFIKTLL
- a CDS encoding CTP synthase; its protein translation is MTKYIIITGGVVSSIGKGITSASMGRILRSYGLKVSAIKIDPYLNWDSGTLNPYQHGEVFVTHDGMETDLDLGHYERFLDVELDGMANITTGKVYESVIAKEREGGYLGECVQVIPHITNRIKEMIRENSESSDYDVVLVELGGTVGDIESQPFLEALRQLRNEEGRQNVMFVHVTFIPYLNAAGEFKTKPTQHSTKELRSVGINPDVIVCRSQVHIDDALLGKVAHFCDVDASAVVNTPDAGTIYEVPLVLEDKNIGELIVNRIGLDIDPDSSKLDEWREIVKSLRTTEPEVTIGIVGKYVELEDSYISIRESLLHAAASIGVKANIKYLSSDVEELDQKALNEFDGILIPGGFGERGFEGKLDAVDYAIENNVPLFGICLGMQSIVTQFARRNGYPNANSSEFDENLEFPVIDMMEEQKKIKNMGGTMRLGSYDCKIIEGTKTHEAYGEIDIEERHRHRYEFNNDFRDDLQEKGLIISGTSPDDFLVEIVELPNHPWAIGCQFHPEFKSRPNRPHPLFKSFLEAIYEHSKN